In Poecilia reticulata strain Guanapo linkage group LG17, Guppy_female_1.0+MT, whole genome shotgun sequence, the following proteins share a genomic window:
- the snai2 gene encoding zinc finger protein SNAI2, with amino-acid sequence MPRSFLVKKHINSAKKPNYSELESPTVFITPHFYKGLPLSVIPQPEILSPAAYSPITVWTTSSLPLSPLPSDLSPISGYPSSLSDTSSKDHSGSESPRSDEDEQMLPKLTDPSGVEVEKFQCGMCSKSYSTYSGLLKHKQLHCDAQARKSFSCKYCEKEYVSLGALKMHIRTHTLPCVCKICGKAFSRPWLLQGHIRTHTGEKPFSCPHCNRAFADRSNLRAHLQTHSDVKKYQCKNCSKTFSRMSLLHKHEESGCCTAH; translated from the exons ATGCCACGCTCTTTTCTGGTGAAGAAGCACATAAACTCCGCAAAGAAGCCAAATTACAGTGAGCTCGAAAGCCCAACAG TGTTCATCACGCCGCACTTCTACAAGGGCCTCCCCCTATCCGTCATCCCCCAGCCGGAGATCCTGAGCCCGGCCGCCTACAGCCCCATCACCGTGTGGACCACCAGCAGCCTGCCGCTGTCCCCGCTGCCCAGCGACCTGTCCCCCATCTCCGGATACCCCTCGTCACTGTCCGACACCTCCTCCAAGGACCACAGCGGCTCGGAGAGCCCCAGGAGCGATGAAGACGAGCAGATGCTGCCCAAGCTGACGGACCCGAGCGGGGTGGAGGTGGAGAAGTTTCAGTGCGGTATGTGCAGCAAATCCTACTCCACCTACTCTGGACTGCTCAAGCACAAGCAGCTGCACTGCGACGCCCAGGCGAGGAAATCCTTCAGCTGTAAATACTGCGAGAAGGAGTACGTCAGTCTGGGAGCTCTTAAAATGCACATCAGGACTCACACCTTGCCTTGCGTTTGCAAGATATGCGGGAAAGCCTTCTCGAGACCGTGGCTGCTCCAGGGACACATCAGGACGCACACGG GCGAGAAGCCCTTCTCCTGCCCACACTGCAACCGGGCGTTTGCAGACAGGTCCAACCTCAGGGCTCACCTACAGACCCATTCGGATGTGAAAAAATACCAATGCAAGAACTGCTCCAAAACCTTCTCCAGGATGTCTCTTCTGCACAAGCATGAGGAATCTGGCTGTTGTACAGCCCACTGA